From a single Streptomyces liliifuscus genomic region:
- a CDS encoding aldo/keto reductase, producing the protein MIPEIFELAGQLPVRRLGYGTAQLTGPGCWGPRGEARDAVAVLRRAVERGVTLIDTADNYGPSVAEELVAEALYPYPAGLVIATKGGVVRTGADAWHIEGRPERLRAMCEASLRRLRLDTIDLYQLHRLDPDVPMAEQLGALDELRREGRIRHIGLDSVTAEQLDAARELTDIASVQNRFNVGDRASEPLLRLCETHGIAFLPWFPLGNGSLTTDAVCADIAAAHGVLPGRIALAWLLHRSPALCPTPGTGSLAHLEENLGAAAVRLSEEDMSRLDALG; encoded by the coding sequence ATGATTCCGGAAATCTTCGAACTCGCCGGACAGCTGCCCGTACGCCGCCTCGGTTACGGCACCGCCCAGTTGACCGGTCCCGGCTGCTGGGGGCCGCGTGGTGAGGCCCGGGACGCGGTGGCCGTTCTGCGGCGGGCCGTCGAGCGCGGGGTCACGCTGATCGACACGGCGGACAACTACGGCCCGTCGGTGGCCGAAGAGCTCGTGGCCGAGGCCCTGTACCCGTATCCGGCCGGCCTGGTGATCGCCACGAAGGGCGGTGTCGTACGCACCGGCGCCGACGCCTGGCACATCGAGGGGCGGCCCGAGCGGCTGCGGGCGATGTGCGAGGCGAGTCTGCGACGGCTGCGTCTCGACACGATCGACCTGTACCAGCTGCACCGGCTGGACCCGGACGTGCCGATGGCCGAACAGCTGGGCGCGCTCGACGAGTTGCGCCGGGAGGGCAGGATCCGGCACATCGGGCTCGACTCGGTGACGGCCGAACAGCTCGATGCTGCCCGGGAGTTGACGGACATCGCGTCCGTGCAGAACCGGTTCAACGTCGGCGACCGCGCCTCGGAACCGCTGCTGAGGCTGTGCGAGACGCACGGCATCGCGTTCCTGCCCTGGTTCCCGCTGGGCAACGGCTCGTTGACGACGGACGCGGTGTGCGCGGACATCGCCGCCGCGCACGGAGTGTTGCCCGGCCGGATCGCCCTGGCCTGGCTGCTGCACCGCTCCCCCGCGCTCTGCCCGACCCCCGGCACCGGCTCCCTCGCGCATCTGGAGGAGAACCTCGGCGCGGCCGCCGTACGGCTGAGCGAGGAGGACATGTCCCGCCTCGACGCCCTGGGTTGA
- a CDS encoding transglutaminase-like domain-containing protein, translating into MDSHDFHLKQSPYSDPGAVPADLPADPRELASLVRNLLIHREEGGHFGYAMPEERRHEDAEARYVSAILRILRERRPAPLTEHRELDERFAGTCRDFALLMCAFLRATGTPARVRCGFATYFEDGTSPVTHGDHWVTEYRLPDGGWRLADAQVADGAHDVLFDPLDVPRDRFLVAGAGWRACRAGDADPEAFGVPLPTGDLRGLWFVRCNVVRDLAALGRVEVLPWDAWGLAAKDEPEVTADDLALLDEVAAVTAAEAVSAEEIRRLFADPRLAVPAEITSYTTYLGVRQIRLPESLRG; encoded by the coding sequence ATGGACTCCCACGACTTCCACCTCAAGCAGAGCCCGTACAGCGACCCCGGAGCCGTACCGGCCGATCTGCCCGCCGATCCGCGTGAACTCGCCTCCCTCGTGAGGAACTTGCTCATCCATCGGGAGGAGGGCGGGCACTTCGGGTACGCGATGCCCGAGGAGCGCCGGCACGAGGACGCCGAGGCCCGGTATGTGAGCGCGATCCTGCGGATCCTGCGCGAGCGTCGGCCGGCGCCGCTCACCGAACACCGGGAGCTGGACGAGCGGTTCGCCGGCACGTGCCGGGACTTCGCGCTGCTGATGTGCGCGTTCCTGCGGGCGACGGGCACCCCCGCACGCGTCCGGTGCGGCTTCGCCACGTACTTCGAGGACGGCACCTCCCCCGTGACCCACGGGGACCACTGGGTCACCGAATACCGTCTGCCGGACGGCGGTTGGCGGCTCGCGGACGCCCAGGTCGCCGACGGAGCGCACGACGTGCTCTTCGACCCGCTGGACGTCCCGCGGGACCGGTTCCTCGTCGCCGGAGCCGGCTGGCGGGCGTGCCGGGCGGGCGACGCGGACCCAGAAGCCTTCGGCGTCCCCCTCCCCACGGGCGACCTGCGCGGCCTGTGGTTCGTGCGCTGCAACGTCGTACGGGATCTCGCGGCCCTCGGCAGGGTGGAGGTGCTGCCGTGGGACGCGTGGGGGCTGGCGGCGAAGGACGAGCCGGAGGTGACCGCGGACGATCTCGCGCTGCTGGACGAGGTGGCCGCGGTGACGGCCGCGGAGGCCGTGTCGGCCGAGGAGATCCGGCGCCTGTTCGCGGACCCCCGCCTCGCCGTCCCGGCGGAGATCACCTCGTACACGACCTACCTCGGTGTCCGGCAGATCAGGCTTCCCGAGAGCCTCCGGGGCTGA
- a CDS encoding nuclear transport factor 2 family protein — translation MADHGPAIEAAIEGELRLLDPEIRRSPELLGALLHPDFHEFGVSGRHWDRASIIDALATAKEPGTGPGITSRVKGVELAPDLVHLIFDTEHNGRHAHRSSLWRRTGEEWLLYFHQGTPFSPGGSREA, via the coding sequence GTGGCTGACCACGGCCCCGCCATCGAGGCGGCCATCGAGGGCGAACTGCGCCTCCTCGACCCGGAGATCCGCCGCTCGCCCGAACTCCTCGGGGCGCTGCTGCACCCCGACTTCCACGAGTTCGGAGTCTCCGGGCGGCACTGGGACCGGGCCTCGATCATCGACGCACTGGCCACGGCGAAGGAACCGGGGACCGGACCGGGTATCACCTCCCGGGTGAAGGGCGTCGAGCTCGCCCCCGACCTGGTCCACCTCATCTTCGACACGGAGCACAACGGCCGTCACGCACACCGGAGTTCGCTGTGGCGGCGGACGGGTGAGGAATGGCTGCTGTACTTCCACCAGGGCACGCCGTTCAGCCCCGGAGGCTCTCGGGAAGCCTGA
- a CDS encoding DUF1697 domain-containing protein: protein MTEGMTTYAALLRGINVGGNKKVPMAELRTLMEGLGYDGVRTYLQSGNAVFSGGHGDEDALAAELSGALEKRFGFTVDVLVRDHAYLRAVLDACPFPAAELEAKQLHATYFSEPVDAERFASIDQQAFLPEEFRLGDRVLYLYAPDGLGRSKLAETLSKPRMSKGIIATTRNWNTVTKLAELTSG from the coding sequence ATGACTGAGGGCATGACGACGTACGCGGCACTGCTGCGCGGGATCAACGTGGGCGGCAACAAGAAGGTGCCGATGGCCGAGCTGCGCACCCTCATGGAGGGCCTCGGGTACGACGGTGTCCGTACGTATCTCCAGAGCGGGAACGCCGTCTTCTCCGGCGGCCACGGTGACGAGGACGCGCTCGCCGCGGAACTGTCGGGGGCGCTGGAGAAGCGCTTCGGCTTCACGGTCGACGTCCTGGTGCGCGACCACGCCTATCTACGGGCCGTCCTCGACGCCTGTCCGTTCCCGGCCGCGGAGCTGGAGGCCAAGCAGCTGCACGCCACCTACTTCTCCGAGCCGGTCGACGCCGAGCGCTTCGCGTCGATCGACCAACAGGCCTTCCTGCCCGAGGAGTTCCGCCTCGGCGACCGTGTCCTCTACCTGTACGCTCCCGACGGCCTCGGCCGCTCCAAGCTGGCGGAAACCCTGTCGAAGCCCCGGATGTCGAAGGGGATCATCGCCACCACACGGAACTGGAACACCGTCACCAAACTCGCGGAGCTGACCAGTGGCTGA
- a CDS encoding MMPL family transporter has translation MGNRDTRVRGIAARAGGWSARHRWAAVGIWVLFVVLAMGLGSAAGTVELKDSDQLSGETGRAAAIAEDAGIEEPAGETVLVQGRDAGVKATSTEFRAAVDAVMKAVEGTGKVTNVTSPYDTDTISKDGRSALVQFDMRGDAETAGDRVEPVLKAVEGVQKDHGSLLIEEIGGASMNKTFDDAFGDDFKQAEYSAVPVALGILLVAFGALVAALVPVLLAITAIVATMGLMMIVSHIQPMDDTSSSVMLLVGLAVGVDYCLFYLRREREERAAGRDPETALRIAAATSGRAIIVSGVTVCVAMAGMLFTGIATFKAMGLASLMVVAVAMVGSVTVLPAVLSLLGTRVEKGRIPFLHPDKRRKANGGSGNGRSGDNGSRFWTSVLRVVLAKPAISLVVAAGALLAIAAPALGMKTQNLTLDQEFGDSLPIVKTYERVNEAFPGGSDPAEVVVKASDINSAEVKSAIADFREQAVSSGASRGPVEVKVHDAQNVAFVYVPLVGGSDLDKAEKSLEIIRDEVRPATFGKVDGVEAPVTGQVAGSKDFNDQLVSAVAPVFAFVVVFAFLLMLLSFRSLTIAITSIVLNLLSVGAAYGILVAVFQHGWGASLVGAEGVGAIITWLPLFLFVILFGLSMDYHVFVVSRIREARLRGLTTRDAIQHGVVTTAGVITSAAVIMVAVFAIFGTLSMQSMKQMGVGLAAAVLIDATIIRGVLLPAVMALLGERNWYFPKWLNRLPDLSHDESAEAVSSPPPPAVEGERVGV, from the coding sequence ATGGGTAACAGAGACACGCGGGTACGGGGCATAGCGGCCCGGGCCGGCGGCTGGAGTGCCCGGCACCGTTGGGCGGCCGTCGGAATCTGGGTGCTGTTCGTCGTTCTGGCGATGGGGCTCGGCTCTGCGGCGGGCACGGTCGAACTCAAGGACAGCGACCAGCTCAGCGGCGAGACCGGCCGGGCCGCGGCCATCGCGGAGGACGCGGGGATCGAGGAGCCGGCCGGGGAGACCGTGCTCGTCCAGGGCAGGGACGCGGGCGTCAAGGCGACGAGCACCGAGTTCCGCGCCGCCGTCGACGCCGTGATGAAGGCGGTCGAGGGCACCGGCAAGGTGACCAATGTGACCTCGCCGTACGACACGGACACGATCTCCAAGGACGGCCGCAGCGCGCTCGTGCAGTTCGACATGCGCGGCGACGCCGAGACCGCGGGCGACCGGGTGGAGCCCGTGCTGAAGGCCGTCGAGGGGGTGCAGAAGGACCATGGCTCGTTGCTGATCGAGGAGATCGGCGGCGCCAGCATGAACAAGACGTTCGACGACGCGTTCGGCGACGACTTCAAGCAGGCCGAGTACTCCGCCGTCCCCGTGGCCCTCGGCATCCTGCTGGTCGCGTTCGGCGCGCTGGTCGCGGCCCTGGTTCCGGTCCTGCTCGCGATCACCGCGATCGTGGCCACCATGGGCCTGATGATGATCGTCAGCCACATCCAGCCGATGGACGACACATCGAGTTCCGTGATGCTGCTCGTCGGCCTGGCGGTCGGCGTCGACTACTGCCTGTTCTATCTGCGGCGTGAACGCGAGGAGCGCGCGGCGGGCAGGGACCCCGAGACCGCGCTGCGGATCGCCGCGGCGACCAGCGGCCGCGCCATCATCGTCTCCGGCGTCACGGTGTGCGTGGCGATGGCCGGCATGCTGTTCACCGGAATCGCCACCTTCAAGGCGATGGGGCTCGCCTCTCTGATGGTCGTGGCGGTCGCCATGGTCGGCTCGGTGACGGTGCTGCCCGCGGTCCTCTCGCTGCTCGGTACGCGGGTCGAGAAGGGGCGCATCCCGTTCCTGCACCCGGACAAGCGGCGCAAGGCCAACGGCGGTTCCGGCAACGGCCGTTCGGGCGACAACGGAAGCCGGTTCTGGACGAGCGTCCTGCGGGTGGTGCTGGCCAAGCCGGCGATCTCGCTGGTGGTCGCGGCCGGTGCGCTGCTGGCCATCGCGGCTCCCGCGCTCGGCATGAAGACCCAGAACCTCACGCTGGACCAGGAGTTCGGCGACTCACTGCCGATCGTGAAGACGTACGAGCGGGTCAACGAGGCCTTCCCGGGTGGTTCCGACCCGGCCGAGGTGGTCGTCAAGGCCTCCGACATCAACTCCGCCGAAGTGAAGTCCGCGATCGCCGACTTCCGTGAGCAGGCGGTCAGTTCGGGTGCCTCGCGCGGTCCGGTCGAGGTCAAGGTGCACGATGCGCAGAACGTCGCCTTCGTGTACGTACCGCTGGTGGGCGGATCGGACCTCGACAAGGCCGAGAAGAGCCTGGAGATCATCCGCGACGAGGTCCGTCCGGCGACCTTCGGCAAGGTCGACGGGGTCGAGGCGCCGGTGACCGGTCAGGTGGCGGGATCGAAGGACTTCAACGACCAGCTCGTCAGCGCGGTGGCGCCGGTCTTCGCCTTCGTCGTGGTCTTCGCCTTCCTGCTGATGCTCCTGTCGTTCCGCTCGCTGACGATCGCGATCACCTCGATCGTCCTCAACCTCCTCTCGGTCGGGGCGGCCTACGGCATCCTGGTCGCCGTCTTCCAGCACGGCTGGGGCGCCTCGCTGGTGGGCGCGGAGGGCGTGGGCGCCATCATCACCTGGCTGCCGCTGTTCCTCTTCGTGATCCTCTTCGGGCTCTCGATGGACTACCACGTGTTCGTGGTCTCGCGAATCCGTGAGGCACGGCTGCGGGGGCTGACGACCCGCGACGCCATCCAGCACGGGGTGGTCACGACGGCCGGTGTCATCACCAGCGCCGCCGTCATCATGGTCGCCGTCTTCGCGATCTTCGGCACGCTGTCCATGCAGTCCATGAAGCAGATGGGCGTGGGCCTCGCGGCCGCGGTCCTCATCGACGCGACGATCATCCGCGGTGTGCTGCTCCCGGCGGTCATGGCCCTCCTCGGCGAACGCAACTGGTACTTCCCGAAGTGGCTGAACCGCCTGCCGGACCTCAGTCACGACGAGTCCGCCGAGGCCGTGTCCTCGCCGCCGCCCCCGGCGGTCGAGGGGGAGAGGGTCGGGGTCTGA
- a CDS encoding CDP-alcohol phosphatidyltransferase family protein gives MRRDIPPLAEVRRLTEKKRDAWWTVLLVDPVATPLVRLTAMRTRITPNQITWGAFLLGLVSAACFAFGDWRWLIAGALVYHLSFILDCMDGKVARLTGQGSVFGAWLDFVFDRIRVAVCGVALMAGQYDRTGDTLYIWLALAVVGLDTLRYINSLEIFKIRYNMRKQIKARVREARRAENSAEVAFMEDLLRNNPSADIEHDIRKTSTVSEPGAHFAEPAANATELASNPAEAASEPASQEAADAPRKPQGQVIDLQQEFRHRFPVYLRMRSFLLRHRIRTHLVSGIEFQMGVFIVGPLLDAVIEATLVSGALLLVFELAIIYKLLLSTRDFTRTIDSFERDEVATAA, from the coding sequence GCCGCTGGTGAGGCTCACCGCGATGCGTACGAGGATCACGCCGAACCAGATCACCTGGGGGGCGTTCCTGCTCGGCCTGGTCTCGGCGGCCTGCTTCGCCTTCGGCGACTGGCGGTGGCTGATCGCCGGCGCCCTCGTCTACCACCTGAGTTTCATCCTCGACTGCATGGACGGGAAGGTGGCCCGGCTGACCGGCCAGGGCTCCGTCTTCGGGGCCTGGCTCGACTTCGTCTTCGACCGTATCCGGGTGGCGGTGTGCGGGGTCGCGCTGATGGCCGGGCAGTACGACCGCACCGGTGACACCCTCTACATCTGGCTGGCCCTCGCGGTCGTCGGCCTCGACACGCTTCGGTACATCAACTCGCTGGAGATCTTCAAGATCCGCTACAACATGCGCAAGCAGATCAAGGCGCGGGTTCGGGAGGCCCGCCGCGCGGAGAACTCCGCCGAGGTCGCCTTCATGGAAGACCTGCTGCGCAACAACCCCTCGGCGGACATCGAACACGACATCCGCAAGACGTCGACGGTGTCCGAACCGGGCGCCCATTTCGCGGAACCCGCCGCCAACGCGACGGAGTTGGCCTCCAACCCGGCCGAAGCGGCCTCCGAGCCGGCCTCCCAGGAAGCCGCCGACGCTCCCCGGAAGCCCCAGGGCCAAGTCATCGACCTCCAGCAGGAGTTCCGCCACCGCTTCCCGGTCTATCTCCGGATGCGGTCCTTCCTCCTGCGCCACCGGATTCGTACGCATCTGGTGAGCGGCATCGAGTTCCAGATGGGCGTCTTCATCGTCGGCCCGCTCCTCGACGCGGTCATCGAGGCCACCCTGGTCTCGGGCGCCCTGCTTCTGGTCTTCGAACTCGCCATCATCTACAAGCTGTTGCTCTCCACCCGTGACTTCACCCGCACCATCGACTCCTTCGAGCGGGACGAGGTGGCCACGGCGGCCTGA